One Bos indicus isolate NIAB-ARS_2022 breed Sahiwal x Tharparkar chromosome 10, NIAB-ARS_B.indTharparkar_mat_pri_1.0, whole genome shotgun sequence DNA window includes the following coding sequences:
- the TGM1 gene encoding protein-glutamine gamma-glutamyltransferase K, producing MPSPTPSSGGPRSDVGRWGGNPWQPPTTPSPEPEPEPDRRSRRGGRSFWARCCGCCSCRNTEDDDWGPERHGDRGGRGSGSRNRRPDSRGSDSRQPGSRDSRRPGSRDSRRPGSRGSAVNAAGDGTIREGMLVVTGVDLLSSRSDQNRREHHTDEFEYDELILRRGQPFQMVLFLSRPYESSDHVTLELCIGNNPEVGKGTHVIIPVGKGGSGGWKAQVTKSSGQNLNLRVHTSPNAIIGKFQFTIRTRCEAGEFQLPFDPRNEIYILFNPWCPEDIVYVDHEDWRQEYVLNESGRIYYGTEAQIGERTWNYGQFDHGVLDACLYILDRRGMPYGGRGDPISVSRVISAMVNSLDDNGVLIGNWSGDYSRGTNPSAWVGSVEILLSYLRTGNSVPFGQCWVFAGVTTTVLRCLGLATRTVTNFNSAHDTDTSLTMDIYFDENMKPLEHLNHDSVWNFHVWNDCWMKRPDLPSGFDGWQVVDATPQETSSGIFCCGPCSVQSIKNGLVYMKYDTPFIFAEVNSDKVYWQRQDDGSFKIVYVEEKAIGSLIITKAIGSNMREDITHTYKHPEGSEAERKAVETAAAHGSKPNVYATRDSAEDVAVQVEAQDAVMGQDLMVSVVLTNRGSSLRTVKLHLYLSVTFYTGVAGSVFKESKKEVVLAPGASERVTMPVAYKEYRVHLVDQGAMLLNISGHVKENGQVLAKQHTFRLRTPDLSLTLLGAAVVGQECEVQIVFKNPLPVTLTNVVFRLEGSGLQRPKILNVGDIGGNETVTLRQTFVPVRPGPRQLIASLDSPQLSQVHGVIQVDVAPASGGGAFSDIRGSGRSGETIPMASRGGA from the exons ATGCCGTCGCCAACACCTTCATCAG GCGGTCCTCGTTCAGATGTCGGCCGCTGGGGCGGAAACCCCTGGCAGCCCCCCACCACACCTTCTCCAGAGCCAGAACCAGAGCCAGACAGACGTTCTCGCCGCGGGGGCCGTTCCTTCTGGGCtcgctgctgtggctgctgctcttGCCGGAACACAGAAGACGATGACTGGGGGCCTGAGCGCCATGGAGACCGGGGAGGTCGAGGATCTGGCTCCAGGAATCGAAGACCCGACTCCCGGGGCTCAGACTCCCGCCAGCCTGGCTCCCGGGACTCCCGCCGGCCTGGCTCCCGGGACTCCCGCCGGCCTGGCTCCCGGGGCAGTGCTGTGAACGCAGCTGGAGATGGCACCATCCGGG AGGGAATGCTGGTGGTGACTGGTGTGGATCTGCTGAGTTCACGCTCAGACCAGAACCGCCGAGAGCACCACACGGACGAGTTCGAGTACGATGAGCTGATTCTCCGCCGTGGGCAGCCTTTCCAAATGGTCCTCTTCCTGTCTCGTCCCTATGAGTCGTCTGATCATGTCACCCTGGAGCTGTGCATCG GAAATAATCCTGAGGTGGGCAAGGGCACCCATGTGATCATCCCGGTGGGCAAGGGGGGCAGTGGAGGCTGGAAGGCCCAGGTGACCAAGTCCAGTGGGCAGAATCTGAACCTACGGGTCCACACCTCCCCCAATGCCATCATCGGCAAGTTCCAGTTCACCATCCGCACACGCTGCGAAGCTGGAGAGTTCCAATTGCCCTTTGACCCCCGCAATGAGATCTACATCCTCTTCAATCCCTGGTGCCCAG AGGACATCGTGTATGTGGACCATGAGGACTGGCGGCAGGAGTACGTGCTTAATGAGTCTGGGCGAATTTACTATGGGACAGAAGCGCAGATTGGCGAGCGGACCTGGAACTACGGCCAG TTTGACCACGGGGTGCTGGACGCTTGCCTGTACATCCTGGACCGGCGGGGCATGCCCTATGGAGGCCGCGGGGACCCCATCAGTGTCTCCCGGGTCATCTCTGCCATG GTGAACTCCTTGGATGACAATGGGGTCCTGATTGGGAACTGGTCTGGAGATTATTCCCGCGGCACCAACCCATCAGCATGGGTGGGCAGCGTGGAGATCCTTCTCAGCTACCTACGCACCGGCAACTCTGTCCCCTTCGGccagtgctgggtcttcgctggtGTGACCACCACAG TGCTGCGCTGCCTGGGCCTGGCCACCCGTACTGTCACCAACTTCAACTCCGCACACGACACAGACACTTCCCTCACCATGGACATCTACTTCGATGAGAACATGAAGCCCCTGGAGCACCTGAACCATGATTCTGTCTG GAACTTCCACGTGTGGAACGACTGTTGGATGAAGAGGCCAGATCTGCCCTCAGGCTTCGATGGATGGCAGGTTGTGGACGCCACACCCCAGGAAACCAGCAGTG GCATCTTCTGCTGTGGGCCCTGCTCTGTGCAGTCCATCAAGAATGGCTTGGTCTACATGAAGTACGACACACCCTTCATTTTTGCAGAG GTGAACAGTGATAAAGTTTACTGGCAGCGACAGGATGACGGCAGCTTCAAGATCGTGTATGTGGAGGAGAAGGCCATCGGCTCACTCATCATTACGAAGGCCATTGGCTCCAACATGCGGGAAGACATCACGCACACTTATAAGCACCCAGAAG GCTCAGAAGCAGAGCGGAAGGCAGTGGAGACCGCGGCCGCCCATGGCAGCAAACCCAACGTGTATGCCACGCGGGACTCAGCGGAGGATGTGGCCGTGCAGGTGGAGGCGCAGGACGCAGTGATGGGGCAGGACCTGATGGTCTCCGTGGTGCTGACCAACCGCGGCAGCAGCCTCCGCACCGTGAAGCTGCACCTCTACCTCTCTGTCACCTTCTACACTGGCGTCGCGGGATCCGTCTTCAAGGAGAGCAAGAAGGAGGTGGTGCTGGCGCCGGGGGCCT CGGAGCGTGTGACCATGCCTGTGGCCTACAAGGAATACCGGGTCCACCTCGTAGACCAGGGGGCCATGCTGCTCAACATCTCAGGCCACGTGAAGGAGAACGGGCAGGTGCTGGCCAAGCAGCACACCTTCCGTCTGCGTACCCCAGACCTCAGTCTCACG ttaCTGGGAGCAGCCGTGGTTGGCCAGGAGTGCGAAGTACAGATTGTCTTCAAGAACCCGCTGCCTGTCACCCTCACCAACGTCGTCTTCCGGCTCGAGGGCTCCGGGTTGCAGAGGCCCAAGATCCTCAATGTTGG